From Acipenser ruthenus chromosome 23, fAciRut3.2 maternal haplotype, whole genome shotgun sequence, the proteins below share one genomic window:
- the LOC131699675 gene encoding rod cGMP-specific 3',5'-cyclic phosphodiesterase subunit alpha-like isoform X1 — translation MAINSVDAEKFLDNNPAFAKEYYDSKFRPAVIRSLLGMKEAAVDFSSFHDLSSVEESEILFDLIRDLQENLQMERSIFNLMQKLSFLLRSDRMSLFLYRMRNGTAELATRLFNVHKDAVLEECLVQPDSEIVFPLDTGIVGHVATTKKTVNVADVTQDSHFSDFVDQLTEYTTKSILATPILNGKDVVGVLMAINKIGAPHFTKQDEEVLMKYLNFANLILRVFHLSYLHNCETRRGQMLLWSASKVFEEMTDIERQFHKALYTVRAFLNCDRYSVGLLDMTKTKEFFDLWPVLMGEVPPYDGPKTPDGREVIFYKIIDYILHGKEDIKVIPSPPADHWALVSGLPTYVAETALICNIMNAGADDFFQFQKGPLDDSGWTIKNVLSMPIVNKKEEIVGVATFYNRKDGKPFDEMDETLMESLTQFLGWSVLNTDTYDRMNKLENRKDIFQDMVNYHVKCRKDEIQNILKTHEVYGKEPQDCDEDELAQILKTELPSAKESEIYEFHFCDFEHSQIDLVKCGIQMYYELGVVKKFQIPQEVLVRFMYSLSKGYRQITYHNWRHGFNVGQTMFTLLMTGDLKRYYTDLEAMAMVTAAFCHDIDHRGTNNLYQMKSGNPLAKLHGSSILERHHLEFGKTLLSDESLNIYVNLNRRQHDHVIHLMDIAIIATDLALYFKKRTMFQKIVDLSKTYEDWSAWTNFMMLETTRKEIIMAMMMTACDLSAIAKPWEIQSQVALNVAAEFWEQGDLERTVLEQNPIPMMDRNKAADLPKLQCGFIDFVCTFVYKEFSRFHEQIMPMFDRIQNNRKEWKALQDIHEAKVAAIEEEKKKKEEAAASTAMAQQAPPPASQAKTCIIS, via the exons ATGGCGATAAATTCAGTAGATGCTGAGAAGTTTTTGGACAACAACCCAGCGTTCGCCAAGGAGTATTACGATTCCAAGTTCCGCCCGGCAGTGATCCGGAGCCTGCTAGGGATGAAGGAGGCGGCGGTGGACTTCAGCAGCTTCCACGACTTGAGCAGCGTGGAGGAGAGCGAGATCCTCTTCGACCTGATCCGAGACCTGCAGGAGAACCTCCAGATGGAACGCTCCATCTTCAACCTGATGCAGAAGCTCAGCTTCCTGCTGCGCTCCGATCGCATGAGCCTCTTCCTGTACCGCATGCGGAACGGCACGGCGGAGCTGGCCACCCGCCTCTTCAACGTGCACAAGGACGCCGTGCTGGAGGAGTGCCTGGTGCAGCCCGACAGCGAGATCGTCTTCCCCCTGGACACGGGCATCGTGGGCCACGTGGCCACCACAAAGAAGACCGTCAACGTGGCCGACGTCACCCAG GACAGCCACTTCAGTGATTTTGTGGACCAGCTGACAGAGTACACCACCAAAAGCATACTGGCCACGCCCATACTGAACGGGAAGGACGTGGTGGGGGTCCTCATGGCCATCAACAAAATAGGAGCGCCACACTTCACTAAGCAGGACGAGGAG GTTTTAATGAAGTACCTCAATTTTGCCAATTTGATCCTGAGAGTTTTCCATCTCAGCTACCTTCACAACTGTGAGACGAGGAGGGGGCAG ATGTTGCTGTGGTCGGCTAGCAAGGTGTTTGAGGAGATGACTGACATCGAGCGACAGTTCCACAAAGCTCTCTACACGGTGCGCGCCTTCCTCAACTGTGACCGCTACTCCGTGGGGCTCCTGGACATGACCAAGACCAAG GAGTTCTTTGACCTGTGGCCAGTCCTGATGGGGGAGGTCCCTCCTTATGATGGACCCAAGACTCCAGATGGAAGG GAAGTCATCTTCTACAAAATTATTGATTACATTTTACATGGGAAAGAAGATATTAAAGTCATACC ATCCCCCCCAGCTGACCACTGGGCTCTGGTCAGTGGACTGCCCACATACGTGGCTGAGACAGCACTG ATTTGCAACATCATGAATGCCGGCGCTGATGACTTCTTCCAGTTCCAG aaAGGTCCCCTTGATGACTCAGGCTGGACGATCAAGAACGTCCTGTCCATGCCCATCGTCAACAAAAAGGAAGAGATCGTGGGAGTGGCCACCTTCTACAACAGGAAGGACGGGAAGCCCTTTGATGAAATGGACGAAACCCTTATGGAG TCCCTGACTCAGTTCCTGGGATGGTCGGTGCTCAACACGGACACGTACGACAGGATGAACAAGCTGGAGAACAGGAAAGACATCTTCCAGGACATGGTCAACTACCACGTCAAGTGCAGGAAAGACGAGATTCAGAACATCCTG AAAACCCACGAGGTGTATGGCAAAGAGCCGCAGGACTGCGATGAAGACGAGCTGGCTCAGATCCTG AAAACAGAGCTCCCAAGCGCCAAGGAGTCGGAGATCTACGAGTTCCACTTCTGCGATTTTGAGCATTCCCAAATCGACCTGGTCAAGTGCGGTATCCAGATGTACTACGAACTGGGGGTGGTGAAGAAGTTTCAGATTCCTCAGGAG GTGCTCGTTCGCTTCATGTACTCGCTCAGCAAGGGCTACCGGCAGATCACCTACCACAACTGGAGGCACGGCTTCAACGTGGGGCAGACCATGTTCACACTGCTCATG ACTGGGGACCTGAAGCGTTATTACACTGATCTGGAGGCCATGGCGATGGTAACAGCTGCTTTCTGCCATGATATCGACCACCGAGGGACCAACAACCTGTACCAGATGAA GTCTGGGAATCCGTTGGCAAAGCTCCACGGATCCTCTATTTTAGAGAGACACCATCTTGAGTTTGGCAAGACCTTGCTAAGCGATGAG AGCCTAAACATCTACGTGAACCTGAATCGAAGGCAGCACGACCACGTCATACACTTAATGGACATCGCTATCATTGCAACCGACCTGGCCCTCTATTTCAA GAAGAGGACAATGTTCCAGAAGATCGTGGACCTGTCCAAAACCTACGAGGACTGGAGCGCATGGACCAACTTCATGATGCTGGAGACAACTAGGAAAGAGATCATCAT GGCCATGATGATGACTGCCTGTGACCTGTCGGCTATCGCTAAACCCTGGGAGATACAGAGCCAG GTGGCGCTCAATGTTGCCGCGGAGTTCTGGGAGCAGGGAGACCTGGAGCGGACAGTGCTGGAGCAAAATCCCATT CCCATGATGGACAGGAACAAAGCAGCGGATCTTCCCAAACTGCAGTGTGGTTTCATTGACTTCGTCTGCACCTTCGTGTACAAG GAGTTCTCTCGCTTCCACGAGCAGATCATGCCCATGTTTGACAGGATCCAGAACAACAGGAAGGAGTGGAAGGCTCTACAGGACATACACGAAGCCAAGGTGGCGGCCATCGAGgaggagaagaaaaagaaagaggagGCGGCCGCTTCAACAGCCATGGCCCAGCAGG CCCCTCCGCCAGCTTCCCAAGCCAAGACCTGCATCATCAGCTAA
- the LOC131699675 gene encoding rod cGMP-specific 3',5'-cyclic phosphodiesterase subunit alpha-like isoform X2: protein MAINSVDAEKFLDNNPAFAKEYYDSKFRPAVIRSLLGMKEAAVDFSSFHDLSSVEESEILFDLIRDLQENLQMERSIFNLMQKLSFLLRSDRMSLFLYRMRNGTAELATRLFNVHKDAVLEECLVQPDSEIVFPLDTGIVGHVATTKKTVNVADVTQDSHFSDFVDQLTEYTTKSILATPILNGKDVVGVLMAINKIGAPHFTKQDEEVLMKYLNFANLILRVFHLSYLHNCETRRGQMLLWSASKVFEEMTDIERQFHKALYTVRAFLNCDRYSVGLLDMTKTKEFFDLWPVLMGEVPPYDGPKTPDGREVIFYKIIDYILHGKEDIKVIPSPPADHWALVSGLPTYVAETALICNIMNAGADDFFQFQKGPLDDSGWTIKNVLSMPIVNKKEEIVGVATFYNRKDGKPFDEMDETLMESLTQFLGWSVLNTDTYDRMNKLENRKDIFQDMVNYHVKCRKDEIQNILKTHEVYGKEPQDCDEDELAQILKTELPSAKESEIYEFHFCDFEHSQIDLVKCGIQMYYELGVVKKFQIPQEVLVRFMYSLSKGYRQITYHNWRHGFNVGQTMFTLLMTGDLKRYYTDLEAMAMVTAAFCHDIDHRGTNNLYQMKSGNPLAKLHGSSILERHHLEFGKTLLSDESLNIYVNLNRRQHDHVIHLMDIAIIATDLALYFKKRTMFQKIVDLSKTYEDWSAWTNFMMLETTRKEIIMAMMMTACDLSAIAKPWEIQSQVALNVAAEFWEQGDLERTVLEQNPIEFSRFHEQIMPMFDRIQNNRKEWKALQDIHEAKVAAIEEEKKKKEEAAASTAMAQQAPPPASQAKTCIIS from the exons ATGGCGATAAATTCAGTAGATGCTGAGAAGTTTTTGGACAACAACCCAGCGTTCGCCAAGGAGTATTACGATTCCAAGTTCCGCCCGGCAGTGATCCGGAGCCTGCTAGGGATGAAGGAGGCGGCGGTGGACTTCAGCAGCTTCCACGACTTGAGCAGCGTGGAGGAGAGCGAGATCCTCTTCGACCTGATCCGAGACCTGCAGGAGAACCTCCAGATGGAACGCTCCATCTTCAACCTGATGCAGAAGCTCAGCTTCCTGCTGCGCTCCGATCGCATGAGCCTCTTCCTGTACCGCATGCGGAACGGCACGGCGGAGCTGGCCACCCGCCTCTTCAACGTGCACAAGGACGCCGTGCTGGAGGAGTGCCTGGTGCAGCCCGACAGCGAGATCGTCTTCCCCCTGGACACGGGCATCGTGGGCCACGTGGCCACCACAAAGAAGACCGTCAACGTGGCCGACGTCACCCAG GACAGCCACTTCAGTGATTTTGTGGACCAGCTGACAGAGTACACCACCAAAAGCATACTGGCCACGCCCATACTGAACGGGAAGGACGTGGTGGGGGTCCTCATGGCCATCAACAAAATAGGAGCGCCACACTTCACTAAGCAGGACGAGGAG GTTTTAATGAAGTACCTCAATTTTGCCAATTTGATCCTGAGAGTTTTCCATCTCAGCTACCTTCACAACTGTGAGACGAGGAGGGGGCAG ATGTTGCTGTGGTCGGCTAGCAAGGTGTTTGAGGAGATGACTGACATCGAGCGACAGTTCCACAAAGCTCTCTACACGGTGCGCGCCTTCCTCAACTGTGACCGCTACTCCGTGGGGCTCCTGGACATGACCAAGACCAAG GAGTTCTTTGACCTGTGGCCAGTCCTGATGGGGGAGGTCCCTCCTTATGATGGACCCAAGACTCCAGATGGAAGG GAAGTCATCTTCTACAAAATTATTGATTACATTTTACATGGGAAAGAAGATATTAAAGTCATACC ATCCCCCCCAGCTGACCACTGGGCTCTGGTCAGTGGACTGCCCACATACGTGGCTGAGACAGCACTG ATTTGCAACATCATGAATGCCGGCGCTGATGACTTCTTCCAGTTCCAG aaAGGTCCCCTTGATGACTCAGGCTGGACGATCAAGAACGTCCTGTCCATGCCCATCGTCAACAAAAAGGAAGAGATCGTGGGAGTGGCCACCTTCTACAACAGGAAGGACGGGAAGCCCTTTGATGAAATGGACGAAACCCTTATGGAG TCCCTGACTCAGTTCCTGGGATGGTCGGTGCTCAACACGGACACGTACGACAGGATGAACAAGCTGGAGAACAGGAAAGACATCTTCCAGGACATGGTCAACTACCACGTCAAGTGCAGGAAAGACGAGATTCAGAACATCCTG AAAACCCACGAGGTGTATGGCAAAGAGCCGCAGGACTGCGATGAAGACGAGCTGGCTCAGATCCTG AAAACAGAGCTCCCAAGCGCCAAGGAGTCGGAGATCTACGAGTTCCACTTCTGCGATTTTGAGCATTCCCAAATCGACCTGGTCAAGTGCGGTATCCAGATGTACTACGAACTGGGGGTGGTGAAGAAGTTTCAGATTCCTCAGGAG GTGCTCGTTCGCTTCATGTACTCGCTCAGCAAGGGCTACCGGCAGATCACCTACCACAACTGGAGGCACGGCTTCAACGTGGGGCAGACCATGTTCACACTGCTCATG ACTGGGGACCTGAAGCGTTATTACACTGATCTGGAGGCCATGGCGATGGTAACAGCTGCTTTCTGCCATGATATCGACCACCGAGGGACCAACAACCTGTACCAGATGAA GTCTGGGAATCCGTTGGCAAAGCTCCACGGATCCTCTATTTTAGAGAGACACCATCTTGAGTTTGGCAAGACCTTGCTAAGCGATGAG AGCCTAAACATCTACGTGAACCTGAATCGAAGGCAGCACGACCACGTCATACACTTAATGGACATCGCTATCATTGCAACCGACCTGGCCCTCTATTTCAA GAAGAGGACAATGTTCCAGAAGATCGTGGACCTGTCCAAAACCTACGAGGACTGGAGCGCATGGACCAACTTCATGATGCTGGAGACAACTAGGAAAGAGATCATCAT GGCCATGATGATGACTGCCTGTGACCTGTCGGCTATCGCTAAACCCTGGGAGATACAGAGCCAG GTGGCGCTCAATGTTGCCGCGGAGTTCTGGGAGCAGGGAGACCTGGAGCGGACAGTGCTGGAGCAAAATCCCATT GAGTTCTCTCGCTTCCACGAGCAGATCATGCCCATGTTTGACAGGATCCAGAACAACAGGAAGGAGTGGAAGGCTCTACAGGACATACACGAAGCCAAGGTGGCGGCCATCGAGgaggagaagaaaaagaaagaggagGCGGCCGCTTCAACAGCCATGGCCCAGCAGG CCCCTCCGCCAGCTTCCCAAGCCAAGACCTGCATCATCAGCTAA
- the LOC131699674 gene encoding sulfate transporter-like, which translates to MAGVETMAREENGQAGDQVTSLSRAVERKRYTPVLLEEQEKEAEDLRSVLTRKLKKKCLCSPSRAKELVLGFFPILSWLPQYRPKECLLGDVMSGLIVAILLVPQSIAYSLLAGQEPVYGLYTSFFSCIIYAVLASSRHVSVGIFGVLCLLVGQVVDRELQAAGYTSEGGRNQTGMTGAGNLTAGMTCDQSCYAISVATMLTFMAGLYQVLMGLFQVGFVSVYLSDSLLSGFATGASLTILTSQVRHLLGLKLPRVQGLGSLVKTWVSLFQNLKDTNLCDLVTSLLCLLVLVPTKELNDRYKAKLKAPIPTELLVVIVATLASHYGRFEERFHSGVAGTIPTGFQPPQMPDWSLIPNVALDAFSIAIIGFAITVSLSEMFAKKHGYTVDANQEMYAIGFCNILPSFFRCFTTSAALTKTLVKDSTGCHTQLSSLVTALVLLLVLLVIAPLFYSLQKCVLGVIIIVNLRGALRKFGEIPQMWRVNRVDAAIWLVTMATSALANTELGLLVGVAFSAFCVLARTQRARAAKLGRAGESGPYEDLSAYRGLQAHAGFIVFRFEAPVYYANQSLFKKALYRCTELDPVQEAALRRKEQQQQNKKRKKEKDKEKEEEAGLEGRGGASPDSGVATVAQLIVPEKRSFHTLVIDCGPVLFLDTAGVNALKEVYRDYKELGVGVLLAQCNPSVLDSLRRGGYLQQGSDEAQLVFCTISDAVGSTQSYCTENGGCEIDSHC; encoded by the exons ATGGCAGGAGTAGAGACGATGGCCAGAGAGGAGAATGGCCAGGCGGGGGACCAGGTGACCTcactgagcagagcagtggagagGAAGAGGTACACCCCTGTGCTTTTAGAAGAGCAGGAGAAGGAGGCGGAAGACCTCAGGTCTGTACTGACCAGGAAGCTCAAAAAGAAATGTCTCTGCAGCCCGAGCCGAGCCAAAGAGCTGGTGCTGGGCTTCTTCCCGATTCTGAGCTGGCTGCCCCAGTACAGGCCCAAGGAGTGCCTGTTGGGAGACGTGATGTCCGGCTTGATCGTGGCTATCCTCCTGGTGCCCCAGTCCATCGCttactccctcctggctggccagGAACCTGTCTATGGGCTCTACACCTCCTTCTTCTCCTGCATCATCTACGCGGTGCTGGCCTCCTCGCGCCATGTCTCAGTGGGGATATTCGGTGTGCTTTGTCTGCTGGTGGGCCAGGTGGTGGACAGGGAGCTTCAGGCAGCCGGCTACACCTCTGAAGGGGGTAGAAACCAGACTGGGATGACTGGAGCAGGCAACCTCACTGCAGGGATGACCTGTGACCAGAGCTGCTATGCCATATCTGTGGCAACCATGCTCACCTTCATGGCAGGGTTGTATCAG GTGCTGATGGGGCTTTTCCAGGTGGGTTTTGTCTCGGTGTACCTGTCCGACTCCCTCCTGAGTGGTTTTGCCACGGGGGCCTCCCTCACCATCCTCACCTCCCAGGTGAGGCACCTCCTGGGGCTCAAGCTGCCACGGGTGCAGGGCCTGGGCTCCCTGGTGAAAACCTGGGTCAGCCTCTTCCAGAACCTGAAGGACACCAACCTGTGCGACCTCGTCACCAGCCTGCTGTGCCTGCTGGTGCTGGTGCCCACCAAGGAGCTGAATGACCGCTACAAGGCCAAGCTCAAGGCTCCGATCCCCACGGAGCTGCTGGTGGTCATTGTGGCCACCCTGGCCTCCCACTATGGGCGCTTTGAGGAGCGGTTCCACTCCGGCGTGGCGGGCACCATCCCCACCGGGTTCCAGCCCCCACAGATGCCCGACTGGTCCCTGATCCCCAACGTGGCCCTCGACGCCTTCTCCATCGCAATCATCGGCTTCGCCATCACCGTCTCCCTCTCTGAGATGTTCGCCAAGAAGCATGGCTACACCGTGGACGCCAACCAGGAGATGTACGCCATCGGCTTCTGCAACATCCTGCCTTCCTTCTTCCGCTGCTTCACCACCAGCGCCGCGCTCACCAAGACGTTGGTCAAGGATTCCACCGGCTGCCACACACAGCTCTCCAGCCTGGTCACTGCCCTGGTGCTGTTGCTGGTGCTGCTGGTCATCGCCCCCCTCTTCTACTCCCTGCAGAA GTGTGTGCTGGGTGTTATCATCATCGTGAACCTGAGGGGGGCGCTGCGCAAGTTCGGTGAGATTCCCCAGATGTGGCGGGTGAACCGGGTGGATGCAGCCATCTggctggtcaccatggcaacctCAGCCCTGGCCAACACCGAGCTGGGCCTGCTGGTGGGCGTGGCGTTCTCTGCGTTCTGCGTCCTGGCTCGCACTCAGAGGGCGCGGGCAGCCAAGCTGGGCCGGGCGGGCGAGAGCGGTCCCTACGAGGACCTGAGCGCGTACAGAGGCCTGCAAGCCCATGCCGGCTTCATCGTCTTCCGCTTCGAGGCTCCCGTCTACTACGCCAACCAATCCCTGTTCAAGAAAGCGCTTTACCGCTGCACTGAGCTGGACCCTGTCCAGGAGGCAGCCCTGCGGAGaaaagagcagcagcagcagaacaaGAAGCGGAAGAAGGAGAAGGACAAAGAAAAAGAGGAAGAGGCCGGGTTAGAGGGCAGGGGAGGGGCTAGTCCAGACAGCGGCGTGGCCACAGTGGCCCAGCTTATTGTGCCAGAGAAGCGCAGTTTTCACACATTGGTCATAGACTGCGGTCCGGTGCTGTTTCTGGACACGGCCGGTGTGAATGCCTTGAAGGAGGTTTACAGAGATTATAAAGAGCTGGGAGTCGGGGTGCTCCTGGCCCAGTGCAATCCCTCAGTACTGGACTCCCTTCGAAGGGGGGGCTATCTGCAGCAGGGCAGCGACGAGGCACAGCTGGTGTTTTGTACCATCAGCGATGCCGTCGGATCCACTCAGAGCTACTGCACTGAGAATGGAGGCTGTGAGATAGACTCCCACTGCTGA